Proteins encoded in a region of the Candidatus Margulisiibacteriota bacterium genome:
- a CDS encoding PAS domain-containing sensor histidine kinase has translation MTQGQWHFPINDLIITVVTVVGIAAANHLLSPFIGYQSTGLVLLSSVLFLGLFVSFPALILYAGLSALIWNFFFIPPHGTFAIAKPEDLMMNIVYFFAAIVTGYLADKIKKHQKQLALKETREGLYLTIFDSLSHELKTPITSIIGIAATLNTVKEENKKRELSAELADSAERLDRIVTNLLDMSRLASGSIALKKEWQESSEIIQACLRHLGEKLADHRLEVETEDYLPLLLVDYVLFEQALSNVLLNAANYSPKGSTISVRAAKRENWLAISVSDDGPGVPDNDLPNIFDKFYRSANSPPGGTGLGLAIARSALEISGGKIKARNKKEGGLEVALYWPIDKQPEIKERSS, from the coding sequence ATGACCCAAGGGCAATGGCATTTTCCCATAAATGATCTCATCATTACGGTAGTGACAGTTGTTGGCATTGCCGCGGCCAATCACTTGCTTAGCCCTTTTATCGGTTATCAATCCACCGGCCTCGTCTTATTATCATCGGTCCTGTTCCTTGGTTTATTTGTTTCATTTCCCGCCCTCATATTATACGCGGGGCTTAGCGCCTTGATCTGGAATTTCTTTTTTATCCCGCCGCACGGGACCTTCGCGATCGCCAAGCCCGAGGACCTGATGATGAACATTGTCTATTTCTTTGCCGCGATCGTGACCGGTTATTTGGCCGATAAAATCAAAAAACATCAAAAACAACTCGCCTTAAAAGAGACCAGAGAAGGGCTTTATCTGACGATTTTTGACAGCCTGTCGCACGAACTAAAAACCCCGATCACTTCGATCATTGGGATAGCCGCAACGCTTAATACGGTAAAAGAGGAAAACAAAAAAAGGGAATTATCGGCCGAGTTGGCCGATTCGGCCGAACGACTTGATCGGATAGTGACCAACTTGCTTGACATGTCCAGGCTGGCCTCCGGTTCCATCGCCTTAAAAAAAGAATGGCAGGAAAGTTCGGAAATAATCCAGGCCTGTCTGCGGCATCTCGGGGAAAAACTGGCCGATCACCGGCTGGAGGTGGAAACCGAAGATTATCTGCCGCTGTTGCTGGTCGATTATGTGCTTTTCGAACAAGCGCTGTCGAACGTCTTGCTTAACGCGGCCAATTATTCCCCCAAAGGATCAACGATCAGCGTCCGCGCGGCCAAGCGAGAAAACTGGCTGGCAATCTCCGTATCCGACGACGGGCCGGGGGTCCCGGATAATGATCTTCCCAATATCTTCGACAAGTTTTACCGGTCCGCGAATTCTCCGCCGGGCGGGACCGGGCTTGGCCTCGCGATCGCCAGAAGCGCGCTTGAGATCAGCGGCGGCAAGATCAAAGCTCGGAACAAAAAAGAAGGGGGCCTGGAAGTCGCGCTTTATTGGCCGATCGATAAACAACCTG